AAGATGTACTGACACATTTCTTTTGCTAGGCCTTTaatgttcatattttaatttaCCTTTTTGAACTTTGTAAcatcttttgttttctgttccaAATAGTAAACTGCCTTGAGCATTTATTCTGAACCAAAAGGTGGCAAATAGAGCtaattttttcaaaattttgtTATTAAAATTGAGAAATACTGTTGATTTTACATAGTTAACAtagtttattttactatttttacaaaaatagtaaaataaaaataaaaataaaatagtaaaataaaaataaatcacaaaagTATCATGAAATGATGTAAAATCATTTACCCAGTATTTACTGTACAGAATAGGCACATAAAATCTTAAAAAAcagactgaaaaaagaaaaaaaggaatgggaGAAGAAGAATGTTTTATCCTGGCACTGAAAGGACTTGAATATGGACTTTGGGCACGTCCTTCTTGTGGAGGGGGGTGGATTTTACAAGGGCTCCACAATCAAAAAGGCCTTTTCCACTACAGCTGTTCTCAGGATGGGCATTTTCAAGGCCAATCAAATAACTTTGTGCCAGGATACAACCTAAGAGGAGGAATTTTTCTTGATTGAACTAAACAACAGTCTTCCTAGCAAACTGGCCTAGCTTAGAATAATTCTGTATGTTCTGTACGACTGAGGAGGGGGAGCCTCCCTAAGGACATCCATGCAGAAAGCCCAAACGATCTTTCTCCAGCTGTTCTCCCTGCAGCAGAGTCTGCAGATGAGCCGAAACCTTTGACCTTATTCAAGGAGGCACTAGAAGCATTTTGTTGCAACCATCAACAGCCGCTCTTACAGTCCAGCACTCAGGTCTACTCTGCGACCCCTGGAGCTTTTGTGATCCCCAGAGACTACTTGGAATGTGCAGACAGACACTTCAGACCTTGGAAAGCAGCAATGCCTAAACTGTGATCATGCAAGACTCATCCTAATTCAATTTCTCCTCCAAGTTGTAAGTTAAGATATACGATAGAACAAAATAACATCGGCAGATGGATAGCAGTGCTGCAAAGCTTGCACTCATCATTATGGGTTACAGACCACTGTGACTTGTTTGTTATTAGTTCTTCAAGCCCAGCCATTCTCTCTGTTTGAGCTGATCAAAGCTTTGCTCACATGATACCTTCCCAGAGTATCTCATTTCAACCTTCCCTTCCCCTCACCTCTCCGGTGGTTGGAGAACAACATAGCCACCAATCTTTTGGAACCAAGTATTCTGCAAATCAGCAGGAGGCTCAGCCAGAGGAGATTCGTTTTCCCACACCACCTCAATTATTTCAGAATCGGGCTTCCAGAATGGTTGTTcaaattccaaaataattttattgtttgtCCCAAAACCCATATGTCTTATTGCTACCATCTTCCGGGATGGAAGAGGAGGACAAAAAAAAGTCTCCTGGTGTTCTTTGAGGAAACCTACAAAGACAAGAATGACACAGCCCAGATTAGAACAAACCAGAATTAGACGAAAATGTCTCCAAAACTTATTGAACAAATTCTCGAGGAAGCATTCAAGAACAGTATAGGAGTTGAATTCAAGGAAATGTAATTATCTAGTGCCTGTTTTTCAGATATTGTTTCAGAATTAATTAGTTATGAagaccagaggaaaaaaaaaaggggggggcatttttttctctctccaaagccttttaaaaaatgggcatggAAAAGGATAATGAACTATTtcctaatattttcattttggatGGTGTATCAAATGGTTAAGATGTGAGACAATTTGGCCAATGTTTGAAAATACATCAAATCAAGAAACAGAGTAACTTGAGAAAAGGTAGAGAAGCTTGTCTCAATACAGGCAAGCCTTCAATTTTCTGATGAAAATCGTAACAATGAAGGATCAATAGTAGAAACTTGCTAACGGTAATACTTTGGATATCAAAAATAAGAGTGATTTAACACTATCTTGTGTGGAAAAATAAGAATTTTGATTTCTCTGCCTCCTGTTTCTCAGTCTTCTAATTTTTAGGAAAAGAGGGAATAGGGAAATCATTTGATACAACAGAGGACAAAGTCCAAAATACaacatttcctttgttttgccACAGTGCTGATAGTGGCTTCTGTTTCAACATTAACTTCTTTTCTGCCTGTTTttcacaaagagaaaatgaagagaagCCACATTATTTTAGAGAACAGTAGCTTAGGGCTTTACGCATGCACCCTAACATACGGATACacacaacaattttaaaataaatacatttataattatTGTCTAAATAGAATAATGTTCCCATGTTATACACTGAACATGCTTTTTTAAGCCAACCAAATTATACACAATTCCTTTTTATAAAGCAACAAAGTGACAAGTTATTTAAAGAATGTTAGGAATATTGGATATATTTCAATTATGCCCAAGAACaccataaaaaaaagaaaagaaaacttggtTCCCTCCATTGCTTGCTTCAAAATCCTGAAAATTTTACATATCAGGGACTAACGCTGCACTGAATCCCCTTTGTGTGTAGTTCATGGAATCTCTCTTAATAAGGATGGCATTGGctcctgccattttgaggcaaCAAACACAAAAAACTGTAAAGAAAGTCCTAAAATAATCTTACCACAGCTAAACCACAAAGACCTCCCTGCTTCCAACTTCAGcgcatatgtatatgcatatgtataataaaataaatgcaagaaaaaataGGCCGTTCCCTCACACATGATGCAAAAGCATTCTCTTTgatgtttgattttggcttagtacaAACTGTGAACCCACCCAGTGTGGTTTGTAAAGCTTCTAAAGCTTAAATGTCTGTGAATCAGGTCACCGTGGCTTGTTTGACAAACCATGGTTCAAATAAGCCATGACTTAGTGAAGAGTATGAATCCAGTGAAGAGCCACTGAGGGTCTCTAATCTTACAGGTAAAGCAGGAACCAGACAACCTGTAGCTGgaggaagaagctgtttgtttatgtgccatcaagttagtgtctgTTCTTAGCAACCACCAAGATGGACCTTCTCCaggacgatctgtccccaacctggcccctcagctcttccaacagtgccatATTCAAAACAATCTTGTGGCAAGGGGAAGAGGTTGCACTAATCTTTAAGTATAAGAATCCTGATCCTTGCATAAGGGAGCGGAGTGTGGGCGCCTCTACATGAGCCTCATGCTATGACCTACTAGGCTGATCACTGCACAGAGCTGGAGATCTGTTCAGAAAAGGAAGCTCACAAGCATATGCCAAGTTCGAGACCTAGAGCAAGTCCTAAGTGATTCCTTTCCAGGTGTTTTTCCCATGGCCTTCTCCAGCTCGCTGCTCGCCAACCAGGCAGCATACACTGACCAGGTAACAAAAGTAAATCTATTGTGTTGTAGTGCAGAAAAATGTTGACACAATGGTAACAAAACGAaatgaagaaaatcagaaagcCACTGAGATTTCACCTAAAGGCACGGTAACGATGACATGATCAGCTAAGAACTTCTCGCCATCTTCACATTCCACCTGCACTCCAAAGAATCGGCCTGTGGGAATCTCCTCCAAGTCGGACCTTCCCCAGTGAATTGTCTTCACTGGCTTATCAAACAGCACAATCCCTTTGGGTAGAGATGCCATTATGTGGTCTGTGAGGCCTTCATAACCACTACGAGGAACACACATAAAATTAGGCAGCCTGATCTGAAATGTTCTTTGGTACAGATTTGCTCCCTCCCTTATTAAATTGGAGGCTCAGGGTCCAAGCTGCCCTCTGTAAAAGAGGAAGGGTGGCAATAACAGAAGAGAACCACCAGAACATGTGAGGGAAAAGAACTTAAAATTTCATCTAGAGGACGGGTTACAGAAGACATGACACATGTGGAGAAACAGTTGAAAGACACCTATTGAACAGAAACTCTTATATGCAACAGTGTGTCTCTTTCTTTGAACTCATTTGCCCTAAAACACCACATCTGTGTCTGAACAACCGAGTCTCAAGGACACTAGAAAAACTAGGGGGTGAAATAGAAggattttcattatttcttttttaaaatgagagttGAGGCAGCACTCACTTGGGAAAGGTACAGTCCAGGCCAGGAAGCATGGTATACTCTCCAAAGGGCCCCAACGCCACCAGGTCCAGACTATGAGTCCCATTCACACAGCACTCCATCTTGAAGTAAGAATTGAGGATGGCCAGGCGCTTTGACTCTTCTTCATCAGGCCATTCCTCCAGCTTCTTAACTATAGCATTTTTCAGGTACTGCCCCACGCTGGGCACCGGCACTTGATCCACATGCACAAACTTGCGCGATTCTTCCAAAAGACTTGAAAAGAGGATCCCCATGGAATCCACTAGCTCGGAACTCAGCTCCCGCCCCTGGCTGGAATACCAGGTAGATGGCCCGACAGGATGCCCTTCCACTTCTATCTGTTGGTTTTCTTCCGTCAAAGCATCTTCATCAAGCAACCCAGCCTCCGATGCCAGCTGGAAGACTGGGTTTTCTCTTGAAGGCCCGTGTATCCACTGGGCACCAATCTCAACCAATTTATTCCCTGGGGGGGAAAAGTAACCCGTTTTTAACTCAAGCTTTTTCCAACTTTGCAACAGACCACAGTTTATTGAGTTAACCCAATTGCTAGGGTTTGCAGAAAATGTGGTTGGATCTGCCTAACTTGTGCAAACCCAGTTTAGATGATGTGTTTACAGTACAAAGGCCCTGTGTCCAcaacattaggtatgtttgttgcATTGAGCTATATGCTGTATatcaaaaggcaggataaaaatctaatgatAACATTAATAACCTGCTTAACTGAGTTGATGGTGTTGGGGGAAGGTAGGGTGTTGTGCAAATTGCAAAACCCACAGAACAAAGTAGGAGTTGATGACTTTTAGCCCTGAATTACCTGGATTTGTTCGAAGCTAAACTCACTCCCCAACGTCATGTGAACTTGACTTAACTGCCCCTTTGTGACCATGATGACGGCCTAGAGAGGCTTTATGGAAATGCTCTTTGTGAAAGTGCCTCTCTAGGCACTCTGTGGCAGTTTCAGGTGTCATGAGAAAAGAGATGGGAAGGAGGGGGACAGCCTCCCTCATTGTTGCCAGGACTGAAAAATGTCTGTCTGAAAACTGATCAGTCTTTCACTACCGCATGCTGCCAACTCAGCCATGCTGTGTGAATAGGGCCACTGTAAAGCCGTGCCTTCTGAAACAGGAGGAGAACAAATTCAGCAAGTGGGTGATAGCCTTCATCTCTCCAAACCCCTGCTGGTGTCCCTGAGAAGCAGATCCCCAAAATACTAGTGATGTGCAGGGTCCAAAACCAGCTTGACCCAGTCCCAGACTTGCTCTCTTCAACTGGGCCACTTTGTATCCTTTCATCCTGACACGTCACCAGCTGGTCTTCTGACAGGAAAGGTCCCACAAAGAATGGGAGAGAAATGTGGAAATATGACCTGCCTGTGCCTAAACCCTGGGTGAAAAAGCAGCTTTAAGGGTGCTTAAAACAGAGAAGTCGCATCCTTCCTGTTTGCACCCAGGGAATGGGATGGCATTCCTGGTGGTGATGACAGGCCACAGGCAGCAGAATTTGGCACCTCTCCCCCTATTTCTGGGTTGAGAAATAACAGACTTTGGCCCCTGCAAGCATGTCACCCCTATAAACTTTTTCGGGCAGGTTTGCCATATTTGGGACAGACAAATCCAGGCGCCCGCTGGTGGGCCACAAAGGGGTACAGGAAACCCTGACCCTTGGTGCCCGCTGGTGCTTATCTGGATATTTGCAGAccagagatggcagcaaagtacCAACCTGCTCGTCTGACTTTGCCATCTGTTTATAGGGCACTTTCTGCAAAAAGCCACGAAGGGCACTGCCCAGGAAGGCCTCTGCTCTCTGAAGAGCCCTTAAGCTAGCCCTGAAAGGAAAGGACCTTGGAAGGAATGCCCTCCGCCCGAAAGGGGCCAAGGTCAGCCGGGGGGAATCCGGTTCCGTCCCACGGAGGTCCAACCGAGCGAGCCACGCTTCTTCCCGGGCCAGCCTCTTCCTCGAAGGCCACGGTCGCCAAACGCGACCGGCCCTCGTCCCTCCCGACCTTGCGGCGCCTGCTCACCGAGCTGCGCGGTTCGGATCCGGCCCCCGGCGCGCCACGACGCTTCCAGCAGGCGCAGGTCGCCGAAGCGCGGGCACCCTAGAAGCCTCTGCGCGGCACCCAGCCCGGCGATGCCCGCGCCCACGATCAGCACCCGCGGCCGGGCCGGCGCTCCGGCGCTCCCCGCGGCTCCCGCCATGGCGCGGCTGTCCGGCTGCGGCGCGGGCCGGGAACGGGAGCCCCGGTGCCCCGATTACAGCAGTCCGCGCTTCTTGGTCGCCTGCGGGGCATGCAAAAGCCGGGGCggggcggcgcggcgcggcgcggcccGATCGGGGCGGTGCCAGAAGCAGCCTGCTGAGGAACCCTTCAAAGCCGCTCCTCGTGCCCTCCTCTGCTTTTGAAGCGCGGCGGGAAGGCGCTGGGTAAAGTTTGCGCGGGGATGGATGGACCGCTGGTTTCCCTCGCCCcaagagacgggggggggggcattgcaTCTCACAGCATGCCTACGCCGGCCCTTCCTCCGGATGATTTTTACAAAAGCAGAAAGCACCCCACTGATTTTTCTCGGCTTGCTTTTAGGCCAGGCCTTCTGAGTAACGGTAATTCCCGTCCCCGGAACACTTTAACGCAGTGTCTCTCACCCTTGGCAACGCCAagctgtgtggccttcaactcccagaattccccagccagccatgctggctggaaaattctgggagttgaaggccacacagcttggcgttgccaaggatgagagagACTGCTTTAACGAGTTTCAAGGTGTTTCTTCTCCGAGGGGAATGGGCTATGAAAGAAACCCTTTTGAAGCTGAGGAGAGAAGGACCATTCTCCTGGGAAATGAAAGGGCAGTGTTGCCCAGGTTGTGCCTAGCCTTTTTCATAACTGGGCTTAGTTGTAATCCTTCAGGGCTGTGCTGCAGAATCTTCCAAAATAAATTGCTAAAATTAAAATTGGAATAGCAGAATGATGAAATGTGAACTCTTGTTTTGGATAGTATTAAAGGtaaagtaaacaaaataaataatcgCCCCGATAAACTATTTGTACGGTAGGGTTGACCAAGAGAATTAATTTGAATAGCTTCAGATTAGTTGTCAAGGTTTCCATCACACACCAACCCTTGCTATCCAGCTcattgtgttgtgcaaacaccATGATCCAGATAATCCCTAAGGTTATGGCCAGGAGATTGCAAAGAGATTCCTCCTTAAGAAcactgtgtgtttttttaaatcctctcCTCCAAAAGGGCTTGAAGCCACAGCCATAACTTGACCACTTCTCACCCCCATCCCTCTGAAGCTTTTCTTTAAGTTGTGTGACAACCATTGATACATCTAGAAAAAGCAGAAGTGTAGTTTCTTCATCATTCCCCTGGGTACAGCATTGGTCAAAGCAGTTGTGGATATCATCAGATGGATTTGGCACAAAAATCACAAGGATCCATGGAGACACTCAACATTGATGGGCCTGTCGTTGCATCTTTGCTTagactgaccatatttccttgagacaaaaacgggacattgggatggcaaaacggggcagggctgggcgatgggctggattggcagacaggaacttctccggtttcctcaggctgggaatcttcagattccttcatttgcaaaaggcaaggctgggctggagagtctagtgaacagttgtcctcgacaagctgttcctcctctggctgtgcttttacgttcttttcttcccacagtttcaaggcaggagccaatcggctcgccctttgatcactgcctatcagccgggcctgtttttttctttttaggtttcccaccgggttgagctttgcagcttttttcccaccgtttctgctgagctccccctccttccactcaaagtcagactgcattctgacaggtttgcaggaactttaaaatttttaagtaaggtttttaagaaaacgggagaaaatgaacatttatattaaaacgatgggatggtctggaaatgttaaaaaaacaggactgtcccattcaaaacgggacgtatgatCAGCCTATCTTTGCTGCACTGTAGATGCGATTTGATGATAGTTTTATGTAGATCCCATGTGCAACCACGAAGATTCATGAAGATCTCCATGGGTCCAACTTGTACTCAGATGCCTTTTTTAACAGCAACAGCTGAGAGGGAAAAGGGTAGGCTTGTGTTGGGCACCTTCTCCTTCTAAAAGGGCCAGAGGGGAAAAACTGGCACATTTCTGAAACTGGAAGCATGGaagactgttaggacactgcagGAATTTTGTGAGGGAGGGGCTGCAGCATATGGAGGCCCAGAATCCATCACAGAGGAAACTGACTATGTGAGACTTCTCTGGGTGAGATCTTGGGCACTGGGAACCCttcatattaaaacaatgggaagCTGGactgtttagaacagtgtttctcaaatctcagcaactttaagaagtgtggacttcaacacccagaattcctcagctggctggagaattctgggagttgaagtccacacatcttaaagtggctgaacttgagaaacactggtttagaataaGCTTTAATCTTTGTTTCC
The Candoia aspera isolate rCanAsp1 chromosome 5, rCanAsp1.hap2, whole genome shotgun sequence genome window above contains:
- the PAOX gene encoding peroxisomal N(1)-acetyl-spermine/spermidine oxidase isoform X1, encoding MAGAAGSAGAPARPRVLIVGAGIAGLGAAQRLLGCPRFGDLRLLEASWRAGGRIRTAQLGNKLVEIGAQWIHGPSRENPVFQLASEAGLLDEDALTEENQQIEVEGHPVGPSTWYSSQGRELSSELVDSMGILFSSLLEESRKFVHVDQVPVPSVGQYLKNAIVKKLEEWPDEEESKRLAILNSYFKMECCVNGTHSLDLVALGPFGEYTMLPGLDCTFPNGYEGLTDHIMASLPKGIVLFDKPVKTIHWGRSDLEEIPTGRFFGVQVECEDGEKFLADHVIVTVPLGFLKEHQETFFCPPLPSRKMVAIRHMGFGTNNKIILEFEQPFWKPDSEIIEVVWENESPLAEPPADLQNTWFQKIGGYVVLQPPERYGHVLCGFIAGKESEFMETLTDSEVLTTLTQIFRKATGNPQLDPPKNILRSKWQSEPYTKGSYSYVAVGSSGDDIDVLSQPLPEETSDCKLPQVLFAGEATHHTFYSTTHGALLSGWREANRLIHLYNVPESPHAVLETSS
- the PAOX gene encoding peroxisomal N(1)-acetyl-spermine/spermidine oxidase isoform X2; this translates as MAGAAGSAGAPARPRVLIVGAGIAGLGAAQRLLGCPRFGDLRLLEASWRAGGRIRTAQLGNKLVEIGAQWIHGPSRENPVFQLASEAGLLDEDALTEENQQIEVEGHPVGPSTWYSSQGRELSSELVDSMGILFSSLLEESRKFVHVDQVPVPSVGQYLKNAIVKKLEEWPDEEESKRLAILNSYFKMECCVNGTHSLDLVALGPFGEYTMLPGLDCTFPNGYEGLTDHIMASLPKGIVLFDKPVKTIHWGRSDLEEIPTGRFFGVQVECEDGEKFLADHVIVTVPLGFLKEHQETFFCPPLPSRKMVAIRHMGFGTNNKIILEFEQPFWKPDSEIIEVVWENESPLAEPPADLQNTWFQKIGGYVVLQPPERYGHVLCGFIAGKESEFMETLTDSEVLTTLTQIFRKATAPPGSLCRRSHTSHLLFYHSRRLAVWLERSKPPHPSLQCA